From the Ancylothrix sp. D3o genome, one window contains:
- a CDS encoding serine/threonine-protein kinase: protein MSYCLNPNCVNPQNTDATMFCVSCGSKLLLKERYRALRILGEGGFGRTFLGVDEDRLNSPCAIKQFLPHFSEISALQKATELFSREAKRLFELGEHPQIPDLFAYFEQDKRLYLVQEFIDGQNLLQELQKQGAFTEEKVRNVLNGLLPIFQFIHERNVVHRDIKPENILRRIIPQNSVQNLSYTPALSKGIGGDLVLVDFGVASQGVGTDLGSSGTRAGTQGFAPIEQLRGGLAYPASDIYSLGVTCITVLTAKMPDDLYDPVEGNWIWREVLAKQGKVVSPILGQILDKMLQDAAKDRYQSAAEVLQVLNAGENNKPTVVMASVNQTPPAPPPPPPVKLIDPILAAEFESIKTQFSQVNPPAKPTPPQPKPATNYDPSADLDSLKTEFGKGD from the coding sequence ATGAGTTATTGTTTGAATCCAAATTGTGTAAATCCTCAAAACACAGACGCAACGATGTTTTGTGTAAGTTGCGGGTCTAAATTATTATTAAAAGAACGGTATCGCGCCCTTCGCATTCTGGGAGAAGGCGGGTTTGGGAGGACGTTTTTGGGAGTAGATGAAGACCGGCTAAACTCTCCCTGTGCAATTAAGCAATTTTTGCCGCATTTTTCCGAAATTTCAGCCTTACAAAAAGCTACCGAATTGTTTAGCCGAGAGGCAAAACGCTTATTTGAACTTGGCGAACATCCGCAAATTCCTGATTTATTTGCCTATTTTGAACAAGATAAAAGATTGTATTTAGTTCAAGAGTTTATCGATGGTCAAAATTTGTTACAAGAGTTGCAAAAACAAGGGGCATTTACAGAAGAAAAAGTGCGAAATGTTTTAAATGGATTGCTGCCGATTTTCCAGTTTATCCATGAGAGAAACGTCGTTCACCGCGATATTAAACCAGAGAATATTTTACGGCGAATTATTCCCCAAAACTCTGTACAAAACCTCTCTTATACTCCCGCCTTATCAAAGGGAATTGGGGGCGATTTGGTATTAGTAGATTTTGGGGTGGCGTCGCAGGGAGTAGGAACAGATTTAGGAAGCAGTGGAACGCGGGCGGGTACTCAAGGTTTTGCGCCTATTGAACAATTAAGAGGCGGTTTAGCTTATCCGGCGAGTGATATTTATAGTTTAGGCGTGACTTGTATTACTGTATTGACTGCAAAAATGCCCGATGATTTATATGATCCTGTTGAGGGAAATTGGATTTGGCGCGAGGTTTTAGCCAAACAAGGTAAAGTAGTGAGTCCGATTTTAGGGCAAATTTTAGATAAAATGTTGCAAGATGCAGCCAAAGATCGCTATCAATCGGCGGCGGAAGTTTTGCAAGTATTAAATGCTGGCGAAAATAATAAACCTACGGTGGTAATGGCATCGGTAAACCAAACTCCACCGGCACCCCCACCACCCCCACCAGTCAAACTTATTGATCCTATTTTAGCCGCAGAATTTGAATCAATAAAAACGCAATTTTCTCAAGTTAACCCTCCCGCCAAACCAACGCCACCGCAACCAAAACCAGCAACTAACTATGATCCGAGTGCTGATTTAGATTCGTTAAAAACCGAGTTTGGCAAAGGTGATTAG
- a CDS encoding serine/threonine-protein kinase has product MTFCLNPSCPHPKNRENSLRCVSCGSKLLLRERYRAIQPIGEGGFGITYLAVDEDRLSTRCVIKQFVPKIEGTDSRAQASLQKAIQLFNQEALRLCELGEHRQIPTLLAFFEQNRRLYLVQEYIDGNTLWDELHEGAFNEPQIRQVLMSMLQVLKFIHEHRVIHRDITPTNILRRARDGQLMLIDFGVAKLLSRSEMERTGTRIGTQGYAPLEQMRSGKAYPASDIYSLGVTCLHLLTRVKPDNLFDPLKGWVWRDVLAKQGRSVTERLGQVLDKMVQEMVRDRYQTAAEVLADLSEGVVSSPPNSASKGVPQKNLIETGERVSYLPPVSVSASKPVSRGWRCIHTLKNHSSWVTSLAIGSNNLMVASGSLDDTIKLWNINTGELFTTLFGHLNAVNSVAFTPDGTLLASCSDDGTIKLWNPSKGVLVATLKGHLRDINSVAISADGKLLASGSEDRTVKLWDLTKGFTGNDFKPMRIFSGRSGMIKCVTFSPKAERVASGGLDNNIYIWNVANGDLLSTLSGHFNSINTLAISPDGNILASGSKDQTIKIWDISKNNPMLLRSLTGHTNMVNSVVFSPQGNTLISGSSDNTIKLWQVSTGKLIGSLVGHLGGVNVVVLAPDGKTILSGSSDKTIKIWRWFA; this is encoded by the coding sequence ATGACTTTTTGCCTTAATCCTTCCTGTCCGCATCCTAAAAACCGCGAAAATTCGCTCCGCTGTGTCAGTTGCGGGTCAAAACTGTTGCTGAGAGAACGCTACCGGGCGATTCAACCCATCGGAGAAGGTGGGTTTGGTATAACTTATCTGGCAGTAGATGAGGATCGTTTGTCTACTCGTTGTGTGATTAAACAATTTGTGCCAAAAATTGAAGGCACAGACTCGCGGGCGCAAGCTTCGCTGCAAAAGGCAATTCAATTATTTAATCAAGAGGCGTTGCGGTTATGTGAGTTGGGAGAACACCGACAAATCCCGACTTTATTAGCGTTTTTTGAGCAAAATCGCCGCTTATATTTAGTACAAGAATATATAGATGGTAATACTTTGTGGGATGAACTGCACGAAGGTGCTTTTAACGAACCGCAGATCCGCCAGGTTTTGATGTCGATGTTGCAGGTGTTGAAGTTTATTCACGAGCATCGGGTGATTCACCGCGATATTACACCGACTAATATTTTACGGCGAGCGCGAGACGGTCAGTTGATGTTGATTGATTTTGGGGTGGCGAAGTTGTTGAGCCGGTCTGAAATGGAACGCACCGGCACACGCATCGGTACTCAAGGTTATGCACCTTTAGAACAAATGCGAAGCGGTAAGGCTTATCCGGCAAGTGATATTTATAGTTTAGGGGTCACTTGTTTGCATCTTTTAACGCGGGTTAAACCTGATAATCTTTTTGATCCGCTTAAAGGTTGGGTGTGGCGGGATGTATTGGCAAAACAAGGCCGGTCTGTGACGGAACGTTTGGGTCAAGTTTTGGATAAAATGGTGCAAGAAATGGTACGCGACCGCTACCAGACGGCGGCTGAAGTGTTGGCAGATTTAAGCGAGGGGGTGGTAAGTTCACCACCGAATTCAGCCTCTAAAGGTGTTCCGCAAAAAAATCTCATTGAAACAGGGGAAAGAGTGTCTTATCTTCCGCCTGTTTCTGTTTCTGCGTCTAAACCCGTGAGTCGGGGTTGGCGTTGCATTCACACTCTCAAAAATCATTCTTCTTGGGTGACTTCGCTGGCTATTGGTTCTAATAATTTAATGGTTGCGAGTGGCAGTTTAGATGATACTATTAAACTTTGGAATATTAATACAGGGGAGTTATTTACTACTTTATTTGGGCATTTAAACGCTGTAAATTCTGTGGCGTTTACTCCTGATGGAACATTACTGGCAAGTTGTAGCGATGATGGCACTATTAAGTTATGGAATCCATCTAAAGGTGTTTTAGTGGCAACGCTGAAGGGCCATTTACGAGATATTAATTCCGTAGCAATTAGCGCCGATGGTAAGCTTTTGGCAAGTGGAAGTGAAGATAGAACCGTTAAGCTTTGGGATTTAACAAAAGGCTTTACCGGCAACGATTTTAAGCCGATGCGTATTTTTTCTGGCCGGTCGGGTATGATCAAATGTGTTACTTTTTCCCCCAAGGCAGAAAGAGTAGCCAGCGGTGGTTTAGATAATAATATTTATATATGGAATGTAGCAAACGGAGATTTACTGAGTACCCTTTCGGGACATTTCAATTCTATTAACACTCTTGCGATTAGTCCTGATGGTAACATTCTGGCCAGTGGGAGTAAAGATCAAACAATTAAAATTTGGGATATTAGCAAAAATAATCCCATGCTTTTACGCAGTTTAACTGGTCATACCAATATGGTAAATTCGGTGGTTTTTAGCCCGCAAGGCAATACTTTAATTAGTGGGAGTAGCGATAATACGATTAAACTGTGGCAAGTCTCAACCGGCAAGCTAATTGGTTCACTGGTGGGGCATTTAGGAGGTGTTAATGTGGTAGTTTTGGCGCCGGATGGCAAAACAATCCTTAGCGGAAGTTCCGATAAAACGATTAAAATTTGGAGGTGGTTTGCCTAA